From Choloepus didactylus isolate mChoDid1 chromosome 25 unlocalized genomic scaffold, mChoDid1.pri SUPER_25_unloc1, whole genome shotgun sequence, a single genomic window includes:
- the SBNO2 gene encoding protein strawberry notch homolog 2 isoform X1: protein MAQLRCWLRLAALSQDPSFLDDLSTASLFSSSVDSLSDIADTPDFLPADSLSQVPTIWDVGAAAPAHDKLFLSSSQFPGLEDAVSSLPPTPLLVSYQAQAQPEEEDDAEEDEAEELGHTETYADYAPSKSKLGKHHPDRVVETSTLSSVPPPDITYSLALPATAWESGALSALQLEAITYACQQHEVLLPSGQRAGFLIGDGAGVGKGRTVAGIIFENYLKGRKKALWFSVSNDLKYDAERDLRDIEAPGIAVHALSKIKYGDSTTSEGVLFATYSALIGESQAGGQHRTRLRQILEWCGEAFDGVIVFDECHKAKNASSTKMGKAVLDLQNKLPLARVVYASATGASEPRNMVYMSRLGIWGEGTPFRAFEEFLHAIEKRGVGAMEIVAMDMKVSGMYIARQLSFSGVTFRVEEIPLAPAFERVYNRAALLWAEALGVFQQAADLLGLESRKSLWGQFWSAHQRFFKYLCIAAKVRRLVALAREELARDKCVVIGLQSTGEARTREVLDEKDGRLDGFVSAAEGVFLSLIQKHFPSTKRRRDKGAGGKRKRRPRGRGAKAPRLACEAIGVIHISDGSSTESDAGLDSDFHSSPESLLDDDVVIVEADERGPLCTPQRDLHGPGLLERVDGLKQDLLGKVRALGRELPVNTLDELIDQLGGPECVAEMTGRKGRVVSRPDGTVAFESRAEQGLSIDHVNLREKERFMSGEKLVAIISEASSSGVSLQADRRVRNQKRRVHMTLELPWSADRAIQQFGRTHRSNQVSAPEYVFLISELAGERRFASIVAKRLESLGALTHGDRRATESRDLSKYNFENKYGARALNCVLSTILSQTENRVPLPQGYPGGAAAFFRDMKQGLLSVGIGGRESRSGCLDVEKDCSITKFLNRILGLEVPKQNALFQYFSATFDHLVETDKKEGKYDLGILGECPPRSGQPPSSLHTERLPGSQAFCLHNLAPGIDEIYEESQEVFLAPGHPQDGQVVFYKISVDRGLRWEEAYARSLELTGVHEGFYLSYKVRGNQPSCLLAEQNRGKHFTVYKPNIGRQSQLETLDGLCRRFHRVTAEEAKEHWESNYAFSLTHCSHAAWNRHCRLALEGKECAQGLRLRHHYMLCGALLRVWSRIAAVMAEVTSSSYLQIVRLKTKDQKKQVGIKIPEACVRRVLQELQLMDADVKRRRARALAGPAPRAPAPARGPGEVLDLTYSPPAEAPAPAARFAFPPLGLEPAAPSPLLLGTPGALASAALADPGDLLQQGCDINFKEVLEDMLRSLHAAPPAAPPGPLGGGGGPPGRQSVIQFSPPFANS, encoded by the exons ATGGCCCAGCTGCGCTGCTGGCTGCGGCTCGCGGCCCTCAGCCAG GATCCCTCGTTCCTCGACGACCTGTCCACCGCCTCCCTCTTCTCCTCGTCCGTGGACTCCCTGTCGGACATCGCGGACACGCCCGACTTCCTGCCTGCTGACAGCCTCAGCCAGGTGCCCACCATCTGGGACGTGGGTGCCGCTGCTCCCGCCCACGACAAG CTCTTCCTGTCCAGCAGCCAGTTCCCAGGCCTTGAGGATGCCgtgtcctccctgccccccaccccactcctcgTCAGCTACCAG GCCCAGGCACAGCCCGAGGAGGAGGACGATGCGGAGGAGGACGAGGCAGAGGAGCTGGGCCACACGGAGACCTACGCCGACTACGCGCCGTCCAAGT CCAAGCTCGGGAAGCACCACCCTGACCGCGTGGTGGAGACCAGCACGCTGTCCAGCGTCCCGCCCCCCGACATCACCTACAGCCTTGCCCTGCCGGCCACTGCCTGGGAGAGCGGGGCCCTGTCCGCCCTGCAGCTGGAGGCCATCACCTACGCCTGCCAG CAACATGAGGTCCTGCTCCCCAGCGGGCAGCGGGCAGGCTTCCTGATCGGGGATGGGGCCGGCGTGGGCAAGGGCCGCACTGTGGCTGGCATCATCTTCGAGAACTACCTGAAGGGCAGGAAGAAGGCCCTGTG GTTCAGCGTCTCCAACGATCTCAAGTACGACGCGGAGCGCGACCTGCGGGACATCGAGGCCCCCGGCATCGCGGTGCACGCACTGAGCAAG ATCAAGTACGGCGACAGCACTACCTCCGAGGGCGTCCTCTTCGCCACCTACTCGGCGCTGATCGGGGAGAGCCAGGCGGGCGGCCAGCACCGCACGCGCCTGCGCCAGATCCTCGAGTGGTGCGGGGAGGCCTTCGACGGCGTC ATCGTGTTCGACGAGTGCCACAAAGCCAAGAACGCCAGCTCCACCAAGATGGGCAAGGCTGTGCTGGACCTGCAGAACAAGCTGCCCTTGGCTCGCGTCGTCTATGCCAGCGCCACAG GAGCCTCCGAGCCGCGGAACATGGTGTACATGAGCCGCCTGGGCATCTGGGGCGAGGGCACACCCTTCCGGGCCTTTGAGGAGTTCCTGCACGCCATCGAGAAGAG GGGTGTGGGCGCCATGGAGATTGTGGCCATGGACATGAAGGTCAGTGGCATGTACATCGCGCGCCAGCTCAGCTTCTCGGGCGTCACCTTCCGCGTCGAGGAGATCCCGCTGGCCCCGGCCTTCGAGCGCGTGTACAACCGTGCGGCCCTGCTG TGGGCGGAGGCCCTGGGCGTGTTCCAGCAGGCGGCCGACCTCCTCGGGCTCGAGTCCCGCAAGTCGCTGTGGGGCCAGTTCTGGTCGGCGCACCAGCGCTTCTTCAAGTACCTGTGCATCGCCGCCAAGGTGCGGCGCCTGGTGGCGCTGGCCCGCGAGGAGCTGGCCCGGGACAAG TGTGTGGTCATCGGGCTGCAGTCCACGGGTGAGGCCCGGACCCGCGAGGTGCTGGACGAGAAGGACGGACGCCTCGATGGCTTTGTGTCTGCTGCTGA GGGCGTCTTCCTGTCGCTGATCCAGAAGCACTTTCCCTCCACCAAGAGGAGGCGCGACAAGGGGGCGGGCGGCAAGAGGAAAC GGCGGCCACGGGGCCGAGGGGCCAAGGCACCCAGGCTGGCTTGTGAGGCAATCGGTGTCATCCACATCAGCGACGGCAGCAGCACCGAGTCAGACGCCGGCCTGGACAGCGACTTCCACTCGTCCCCAGAGTCGCTGCTGGATGACGATGTGGTCATCGTGGAGGCCGACGAGCGGG GCCCCCTGTGCACCCCCCAGCGAGACCTGCACGGCCCCGGGCTGCTGGAGCGGGTGGACGGGCTGAAGCAGGACCTGCTGGGCAAGGTGCGGGCCCTGGGCCGGGAGCTGCCGGTCAACACCCTGGACGAGCTCATCGACCAGCTCGGGGGGCCCGAGTGTGTGGCCGAG ATGACGGGCAGGAAGGGCCGCGTGGTGTCCAGGCCTGACGGGACAGTGGCTTTCGAGTCGCGGGCGGAGCAGGGTCTGTCCATCGACCACGTGAACCTCAGGGAGAAGGAGCGCTTCATGAGCGGGGAGAAG CTCGTCGCCATCATCTCGGAGGCGTCCAGCTCGGGCGTCTCGCTCCAGGCCGACCGCCGGGTGCGCAACCAGAAGCGCCGCGTGCACATGACGCTCGAGCTGCCCTGGAGCGCAGACCGCGCCATCCAGCAGTTCG GCCGCACCCACCGGTCGAACCAGGTCTCGGCGCCCGAGTACGTCTTCCTCATCTCCGAGCTGGCCGGGGAGCGGAGGTTCGCCTCCATCGTGGCCAAGCGCCTGGAGAGCCTG GGGGCCCTGACCCACGGGGACCGCCGCGCCACCGAGTCCCGCGATCTGAGCAAGTACAACTTCGAGAACAAG TACGGCGCGCGGGCCCTGAACTGCGTCCTCAGCACCATCCTGAGCCAAACGGAAAACAGGGTGCCCCTGCCCCAGGGCTACCCCGGAGGGGCCGCCGCCTTCTTCCGGG ACATGAAGCAGGGGCTGCTGTCGGTGGGCATCGGCGGGCGGGAGTCCCGCTCCGGCTGCCTGGACGTGGAGAAGG ACTGCTCCATCACCAAGTTCCTGAACCGCATCCTGGGGCTGGAGGTGCCCAAGCAGAACGCCCTCTTCCAGTACTTCTCCGCCACCTTCGACCACCTGGTGGAGACCGACAAGAAGGAGGGCAAATACGACCTGGGCATCCTGGGTGAGTGCCCCCCGCGGTCGGGACAGCCCCCCAGCAGCCTGCACACGGAGCGGCTCCCAGGCTCCCAAGCCTTCTGCCTCCACA ATCTGGCACCCGGCATCGATGAGATCTATGAGGAGAGCCAGGAGGTGTTCCTGGCCCCCGGGCACCCCCAGGATGGGCAGGTGGTCTTCTACAAG ATCAGCGTGGACCGCGGCCTCAGGTGGGAGGAGGCCTACGCCAGGTCGCTGGAGCTGACAGGTGTGCACGAGGGCTTCTACCTCTCCTACAAG GTCCGTGGCAACCAGCCGAGCTGCCTCCTGGCGGAGCAGAACCGGGGCAAGCACTTCACGGTGTACAAGCCCAACATCGGCAGGCAGAGCCAGCTGGAGACCCTCGACGGCCTGTGCCGGAGGTTCCACCGG GTCACGGCGGAGGAGGCCAAGGAGCACTGGGAGAGCAACTACGCCTTCTCGCTGACGCACTGCAGCCACGCGGCGTG GAACCGGCACTGCCGCCTGGCGCTGGAGGGCAAGGAGTGCGCGCAGGGGCTGCGGCTGCGCCACCACTACATGCTGTGCGGGGCGCTGCTGCGCGTCTGGAGCCGCATCGCCGCCGTCATGGCCGAGGTCACCAGCAGCAGCTACCTGCAAATCGTGCGCCTCAAGACTAAGGACCAGAAGAAGCAAGTCG GCATCAAGATCCCCGAGGCCTGCGTGCGGCGCGTGCTGCAGGAGCTGCAGCTGATGGACGCCGACGTGAAGCGCAGGCGCGCCCGCGCCCTGGCCGGCCCCGCGCCGCGCGCGCCCGCCCCAGCCCGTGGCCCCGGCGAGGTGCTGGACCTGACCTACAGCCCGCCGGCCGAGGCCCCCGCGCCCGCCGCGCGCTTCGCCTTCCCGCCGCTGGGCCTGGAGCCCgccgcccccagccccctgctgcTCGGCACCCCCGGCGCCCTGGCGTCCGCCGCGCTCGCCGACCCCGGCGACCTCCTGCAGCAGGGCTGCGACATCAACTTCAAGGAGGTGCTGGAGGACATGCTGCGCTCGCTGCACGCCGCGCCCCCCGCCGCGCCCCCCGGGCCCCTGGGGGGCGGTGGGGGGCCGCCGGGGCGGCAGAGCGTCATCCAGTTTAGCCCGCCCTTCGCCAACTCCTAG
- the LOC119525199 gene encoding S-antigen protein-like, with translation MAGCAEPAGPLPPARLTCRKRRPRGVTAIPGSRAVTARGGRLSPGRAAGHAQGGAAHCPRPSLAGPDPQGPEGRGGEDAGAARGRGMQRGQSGWGPQSTPDTHVGHPAPQEQHQTPGGASDGHHAAGKDAQTATQPAAPGHSKTGATTGQTDKKDVWPGVTPRAGRSAPRHTPGERDTRPRTAAPRMAPEAEAPPAPSAGQGDPTGEPRSTRPEKGREPRADNGPGRRHAREGSQTPARALHAPTE, from the exons ATGGCGGGCTGTGCGGAGCCGGCCGGGCCACTTCCTCCCGCCCGGCTGACTTGCAGGAAGCGCCGCCCGCGGGGAGTCACGGCGATTCCCGGCAGCCGGGCAGTTACCGCGCGGGGCGGGAGGCTGTCGCCGGGCAGGGCCGCCGGGCACGCCCAGGGAGGGGCTGCCCACTGCCCCCGACCCTCCTTGGCCGGGCCCGACCCCCAGGGACCCGAGGGACGGGGTGGGGAGGACGCGGGGGCCGCGCGGGGCCGGGGAATGCAGAGGGGTCAGAGCGGGTGGGGTCCCCAGTCCACCCCAGACACCCACGTCGGCCACCCCGCCCCGCAGGAGCAGCACCAGACCCCAGGGGGAGCGAGTGACGGCCACCACGCTGCAGGGAAAGACGCACAGACGGCCACGCAGCCCGCGGCTCCAGGACACTCCAAAACTGGGGCGACCACCGGGCAGACGGACAAGA AAGACGTCTGGCCCGGGGTCACCCCACGAGCCGGGAGATCGGCGCCCAGACACACCCCGGGAGAGCGGGACACGCGTCCACGCACAGCAGCACCACGCATGGCCCCCGAGGCAGAAGCACCCCCGGCGCCCTCAGCGGGCCAGGGGGACCCCACGGGGGAGCCCAGGAGTACCAGGCCCGAGAAAGGAAGGGAGCCACGCGCAGACAACGGGCCTGGGCGGCGTCACGCCCGCGAAGGGAGCCAGACCCCGGCGAGGGCTCTTCACGCTCCCACTGAGTGA
- the SBNO2 gene encoding protein strawberry notch homolog 2 isoform X2, protein MAQLRCWLRLAALSQDPSFLDDLSTASLFSSSVDSLSDIADTPDFLPADSLSQVPTIWDVGAAAPAHDKLFLSSSQFPGLEDAVSSLPPTPLLVSYQAQAQPEEEDDAEEDEAEELGHTETYADYAPSKSKLGKHHPDRVVETSTLSSVPPPDITYSLALPATAWESGALSALQLEAITYACQQHEVLLPSGQRAGFLIGDGAGVGKGRTVAGIIFENYLKGRKKALWFSVSNDLKYDAERDLRDIEAPGIAVHALSKIKYGDSTTSEGVLFATYSALIGESQAGGQHRTRLRQILEWCGEAFDGVIVFDECHKAKNASSTKMGKAVLDLQNKLPLARVVYASATGASEPRNMVYMSRLGIWGEGTPFRAFEEFLHAIEKRGVGAMEIVAMDMKVSGMYIARQLSFSGVTFRVEEIPLAPAFERVYNRAALLWAEALGVFQQAADLLGLESRKSLWGQFWSAHQRFFKYLCIAAKVRRLVALAREELARDKCVVIGLQSTGEARTREVLDEKDGRLDGFVSAAEGVFLSLIQKHFPSTKRRRDKGAGGKRKRRPRGRGAKAPRLACEAIGVIHISDGSSTESDAGLDSDFHSSPESLLDDDVVIVEADERGPLCTPQRDLHGPGLLERVDGLKQDLLGKVRALGRELPVNTLDELIDQLGGPECVAEMTGRKGRVVSRPDGTVAFESRAEQGLSIDHVNLREKERFMSGEKLVAIISEASSSGVSLQADRRVRNQKRRVHMTLELPWSADRAIQQFGRTHRSNQVSAPEYVFLISELAGERRFASIVAKRLESLGALTHGDRRATESRDLSKYNFENKYGARALNCVLSTILSQTENRVPLPQGYPGGAAAFFRDMKQGLLSVGIGGRESRSGCLDVEKDCSITKFLNRILGLEVPKQNALFQYFSATFDHLVETDKKEGKYDLGILDLAPGIDEIYEESQEVFLAPGHPQDGQVVFYKISVDRGLRWEEAYARSLELTGVHEGFYLSYKVRGNQPSCLLAEQNRGKHFTVYKPNIGRQSQLETLDGLCRRFHRVTAEEAKEHWESNYAFSLTHCSHAAWNRHCRLALEGKECAQGLRLRHHYMLCGALLRVWSRIAAVMAEVTSSSYLQIVRLKTKDQKKQVGIKIPEACVRRVLQELQLMDADVKRRRARALAGPAPRAPAPARGPGEVLDLTYSPPAEAPAPAARFAFPPLGLEPAAPSPLLLGTPGALASAALADPGDLLQQGCDINFKEVLEDMLRSLHAAPPAAPPGPLGGGGGPPGRQSVIQFSPPFANS, encoded by the exons ATGGCCCAGCTGCGCTGCTGGCTGCGGCTCGCGGCCCTCAGCCAG GATCCCTCGTTCCTCGACGACCTGTCCACCGCCTCCCTCTTCTCCTCGTCCGTGGACTCCCTGTCGGACATCGCGGACACGCCCGACTTCCTGCCTGCTGACAGCCTCAGCCAGGTGCCCACCATCTGGGACGTGGGTGCCGCTGCTCCCGCCCACGACAAG CTCTTCCTGTCCAGCAGCCAGTTCCCAGGCCTTGAGGATGCCgtgtcctccctgccccccaccccactcctcgTCAGCTACCAG GCCCAGGCACAGCCCGAGGAGGAGGACGATGCGGAGGAGGACGAGGCAGAGGAGCTGGGCCACACGGAGACCTACGCCGACTACGCGCCGTCCAAGT CCAAGCTCGGGAAGCACCACCCTGACCGCGTGGTGGAGACCAGCACGCTGTCCAGCGTCCCGCCCCCCGACATCACCTACAGCCTTGCCCTGCCGGCCACTGCCTGGGAGAGCGGGGCCCTGTCCGCCCTGCAGCTGGAGGCCATCACCTACGCCTGCCAG CAACATGAGGTCCTGCTCCCCAGCGGGCAGCGGGCAGGCTTCCTGATCGGGGATGGGGCCGGCGTGGGCAAGGGCCGCACTGTGGCTGGCATCATCTTCGAGAACTACCTGAAGGGCAGGAAGAAGGCCCTGTG GTTCAGCGTCTCCAACGATCTCAAGTACGACGCGGAGCGCGACCTGCGGGACATCGAGGCCCCCGGCATCGCGGTGCACGCACTGAGCAAG ATCAAGTACGGCGACAGCACTACCTCCGAGGGCGTCCTCTTCGCCACCTACTCGGCGCTGATCGGGGAGAGCCAGGCGGGCGGCCAGCACCGCACGCGCCTGCGCCAGATCCTCGAGTGGTGCGGGGAGGCCTTCGACGGCGTC ATCGTGTTCGACGAGTGCCACAAAGCCAAGAACGCCAGCTCCACCAAGATGGGCAAGGCTGTGCTGGACCTGCAGAACAAGCTGCCCTTGGCTCGCGTCGTCTATGCCAGCGCCACAG GAGCCTCCGAGCCGCGGAACATGGTGTACATGAGCCGCCTGGGCATCTGGGGCGAGGGCACACCCTTCCGGGCCTTTGAGGAGTTCCTGCACGCCATCGAGAAGAG GGGTGTGGGCGCCATGGAGATTGTGGCCATGGACATGAAGGTCAGTGGCATGTACATCGCGCGCCAGCTCAGCTTCTCGGGCGTCACCTTCCGCGTCGAGGAGATCCCGCTGGCCCCGGCCTTCGAGCGCGTGTACAACCGTGCGGCCCTGCTG TGGGCGGAGGCCCTGGGCGTGTTCCAGCAGGCGGCCGACCTCCTCGGGCTCGAGTCCCGCAAGTCGCTGTGGGGCCAGTTCTGGTCGGCGCACCAGCGCTTCTTCAAGTACCTGTGCATCGCCGCCAAGGTGCGGCGCCTGGTGGCGCTGGCCCGCGAGGAGCTGGCCCGGGACAAG TGTGTGGTCATCGGGCTGCAGTCCACGGGTGAGGCCCGGACCCGCGAGGTGCTGGACGAGAAGGACGGACGCCTCGATGGCTTTGTGTCTGCTGCTGA GGGCGTCTTCCTGTCGCTGATCCAGAAGCACTTTCCCTCCACCAAGAGGAGGCGCGACAAGGGGGCGGGCGGCAAGAGGAAAC GGCGGCCACGGGGCCGAGGGGCCAAGGCACCCAGGCTGGCTTGTGAGGCAATCGGTGTCATCCACATCAGCGACGGCAGCAGCACCGAGTCAGACGCCGGCCTGGACAGCGACTTCCACTCGTCCCCAGAGTCGCTGCTGGATGACGATGTGGTCATCGTGGAGGCCGACGAGCGGG GCCCCCTGTGCACCCCCCAGCGAGACCTGCACGGCCCCGGGCTGCTGGAGCGGGTGGACGGGCTGAAGCAGGACCTGCTGGGCAAGGTGCGGGCCCTGGGCCGGGAGCTGCCGGTCAACACCCTGGACGAGCTCATCGACCAGCTCGGGGGGCCCGAGTGTGTGGCCGAG ATGACGGGCAGGAAGGGCCGCGTGGTGTCCAGGCCTGACGGGACAGTGGCTTTCGAGTCGCGGGCGGAGCAGGGTCTGTCCATCGACCACGTGAACCTCAGGGAGAAGGAGCGCTTCATGAGCGGGGAGAAG CTCGTCGCCATCATCTCGGAGGCGTCCAGCTCGGGCGTCTCGCTCCAGGCCGACCGCCGGGTGCGCAACCAGAAGCGCCGCGTGCACATGACGCTCGAGCTGCCCTGGAGCGCAGACCGCGCCATCCAGCAGTTCG GCCGCACCCACCGGTCGAACCAGGTCTCGGCGCCCGAGTACGTCTTCCTCATCTCCGAGCTGGCCGGGGAGCGGAGGTTCGCCTCCATCGTGGCCAAGCGCCTGGAGAGCCTG GGGGCCCTGACCCACGGGGACCGCCGCGCCACCGAGTCCCGCGATCTGAGCAAGTACAACTTCGAGAACAAG TACGGCGCGCGGGCCCTGAACTGCGTCCTCAGCACCATCCTGAGCCAAACGGAAAACAGGGTGCCCCTGCCCCAGGGCTACCCCGGAGGGGCCGCCGCCTTCTTCCGGG ACATGAAGCAGGGGCTGCTGTCGGTGGGCATCGGCGGGCGGGAGTCCCGCTCCGGCTGCCTGGACGTGGAGAAGG ACTGCTCCATCACCAAGTTCCTGAACCGCATCCTGGGGCTGGAGGTGCCCAAGCAGAACGCCCTCTTCCAGTACTTCTCCGCCACCTTCGACCACCTGGTGGAGACCGACAAGAAGGAGGGCAAATACGACCTGGGCATCCTGG ATCTGGCACCCGGCATCGATGAGATCTATGAGGAGAGCCAGGAGGTGTTCCTGGCCCCCGGGCACCCCCAGGATGGGCAGGTGGTCTTCTACAAG ATCAGCGTGGACCGCGGCCTCAGGTGGGAGGAGGCCTACGCCAGGTCGCTGGAGCTGACAGGTGTGCACGAGGGCTTCTACCTCTCCTACAAG GTCCGTGGCAACCAGCCGAGCTGCCTCCTGGCGGAGCAGAACCGGGGCAAGCACTTCACGGTGTACAAGCCCAACATCGGCAGGCAGAGCCAGCTGGAGACCCTCGACGGCCTGTGCCGGAGGTTCCACCGG GTCACGGCGGAGGAGGCCAAGGAGCACTGGGAGAGCAACTACGCCTTCTCGCTGACGCACTGCAGCCACGCGGCGTG GAACCGGCACTGCCGCCTGGCGCTGGAGGGCAAGGAGTGCGCGCAGGGGCTGCGGCTGCGCCACCACTACATGCTGTGCGGGGCGCTGCTGCGCGTCTGGAGCCGCATCGCCGCCGTCATGGCCGAGGTCACCAGCAGCAGCTACCTGCAAATCGTGCGCCTCAAGACTAAGGACCAGAAGAAGCAAGTCG GCATCAAGATCCCCGAGGCCTGCGTGCGGCGCGTGCTGCAGGAGCTGCAGCTGATGGACGCCGACGTGAAGCGCAGGCGCGCCCGCGCCCTGGCCGGCCCCGCGCCGCGCGCGCCCGCCCCAGCCCGTGGCCCCGGCGAGGTGCTGGACCTGACCTACAGCCCGCCGGCCGAGGCCCCCGCGCCCGCCGCGCGCTTCGCCTTCCCGCCGCTGGGCCTGGAGCCCgccgcccccagccccctgctgcTCGGCACCCCCGGCGCCCTGGCGTCCGCCGCGCTCGCCGACCCCGGCGACCTCCTGCAGCAGGGCTGCGACATCAACTTCAAGGAGGTGCTGGAGGACATGCTGCGCTCGCTGCACGCCGCGCCCCCCGCCGCGCCCCCCGGGCCCCTGGGGGGCGGTGGGGGGCCGCCGGGGCGGCAGAGCGTCATCCAGTTTAGCCCGCCCTTCGCCAACTCCTAG